Proteins encoded together in one Methanomicrobia archaeon window:
- a CDS encoding DUF91 domain-containing protein — MSPISEEQKSEVIALIKEGKLSAEEIAEKVEVYPGTVRAIKAHLTMGHYEAEEIIEILETTFGLERDLQKALRSNIEQLEQGLKIIDGGKERTTKAGRIDITAEDQQGAIVVIELKAGVANPDCIAQILSYIGALSAEEQKPLRGILVAGDFPDRVMYASRAVPNLLLKKYTFRFSFEGVQ, encoded by the coding sequence ATGAGTCCGATATCCGAAGAGCAGAAATCAGAAGTCATTGCCTTGATAAAAGAAGGTAAACTAAGCGCAGAGGAAATCGCAGAGAAAGTCGAAGTGTATCCCGGAACTGTTCGTGCAATTAAAGCTCATTTGACAATGGGCCACTACGAAGCTGAAGAAATCATCGAGATTCTGGAGACAACGTTTGGGCTGGAGCGCGACCTCCAAAAGGCTCTCCGTTCTAACATTGAACAGCTTGAGCAAGGGCTCAAGATTATTGATGGAGGAAAGGAAAGGACCACTAAGGCAGGTAGAATTGATATTACAGCGGAAGATCAGCAAGGTGCTATCGTCGTCATAGAACTAAAAGCTGGCGTTGCTAATCCTGATTGCATTGCTCAAATATTGTCTTATATTGGTGCCCTTAGTGCGGAAGAACAGAAACCATTGCGAGGAATTTTGGTGGCTGGGGATTTCCCTGATCGCGTAATGTATGCGAGTCGTGCCGTGCCCAATCTGCTACTGAAGAAATACACCTTCAGATTTTCATTCGAGGGGGTTCAATAA